The region GGCGCCGCGGCGGGCGCCGCGGCGGGCGCAAACGCCCCGTTCGAAGCGAGGATCGGTAACGGTTTTGCCGGCGCCGGCCGAGCGAGCACTTCCGCCATGGATTCTCCAGATGTTTGCTCAATGGCAAGCAATCTAACATAAACGCGAATCGTTCTCAATATGATTTATTGATAACCCGATAATCTCGCGGGATTTGTCGTGTTGCGGCACTTCGCTCGTCCATCGTTGCCGGCCGTGCAACGAACGGCGGTACGATCCTGCGTTCGCCCCTTGCGTTCGCTTCCGGCGCCGGCGCCCTCGGGCGCTTTGAATCCCTTTGACCGTTCGTCGACCGAGGTCCGCCGTGATCGCCCGCCTGCGCACCGCCGCCGGCAACGTGCCGCTCTTCGAGCAGGCGGGCGCCGCGCCCGGCGTTCCGACGGGCTCGCTCACGCACGCGGTGCGCCCCGATCTGCTCGCCGCCGCCGAGCGCGCGGCCGCGGCCGGCGCCGGCGCGCTGCCCGAGCCGAGCGCCGCGCACCTCCGCGCGGTGCTCGTCGCGCTTGCGCGCGACGCCATGCCGTGGTGCTCGCCTGCTCGGCGCTCGGGGCGAGCGTCGATGCGCTCGCCGCACACCCGAAGCCGACCGTGCGCGCGGACGCGGCGCTCGCCCACGCATGCGCGCGCGCCGGCGAGCGGATCGCCGTGCCGTGCGCGGCGCTGAGCAGCGAGCGGCCAACTCGCGCATTGTTCGAGCGGCAAGCGCGCGAGACGCTCGCGCGAATGGAGGTGTGGGTCGTGCCGGATGCATGGGCGCGCTTCCGGGCGGGCGACGCGGCCGGCTATCGCGACTATCGCGGCTATCGCGCGGGTAGCCGACGCTGCGTAGGCGCGGAGCTTCGATGTCGTCGCGTTCGCGCAGGCTTCGATGGCGATCGCCGCGTCGGACGTGACGCTCGGACCGCCGCCGCTCACGGTGCCCCACGCCGCGCCCGCGCGCCGCGCGCGGGCGCAGGCCGGCGGATCGACGGCGCGCGATCCACCTTCACGCGCGCGCGCGCCCGCAGGGACGCACATCGCACGCGCCCCGGGCGTCACGCTCGTCCCAGGCGCCGCGAACGCGCCCGACGCCCGACGCCCGACGCCCGACGCCCGGCGAGCGCCGGGCGCGCTATCGCGCGGTGTAGCCGCCGTCCACCGGCAGCGCGACGCCGCTCACCATCGCCGCCGCGTCGCTCGACAGGAACAGGATCGGCGCGACGACGTCCGCGACGCGCGCAAAGCGCCCGAGCGGAATCGCCGCGAGCATCGGCCCGCTCGCGTGCGGATCGCTCCACGCGCGCTCGGCCATCGGCGTGAGCGTGACGGTCGGGTTGACGCTGTTCACGCGAATGCCGTGCGGCCCGAGCTCCACGCACAGCACGCGCGTCATCGCGTCGAGCGCGGCCTTCGACGCGCAGTAGGCGAGATGCGACGGCAGCGCGACGAGCGCCGCCTGGCTCGATACGTTGACGATGCTGCCGCCCCGCCCCGCGCGAATCATCGCGCGCGCGACATGCCGCGCGACCAGCATCGCGCCGCGCGCGTTGACGGCCATCACGCGGTCGAATTCGTCGGCCGTCGTGTCGATCGCCGCGGCAAGGCTCGTCACGCCCGCGCAATTGATCAGCCCGTCGAACGCATCGCGCATCCGTTCGCCGGAAAGCGCCGCGCGCACCGACGCATCGCAGCCGACGTCGAGCTCGAGCGGCTCGCAGCCCGTTTCGTGCGCGAGCCGCTCGAGCTCGCGCGCGTTGCGCGCGGCGGCGACGACGCGCGCGCCGCCGCCGCGCAGCGCGACGGCCGCGGCGCGGCCGATGCCGCTCGATGCGCCCGTCACGAGGAACGACCGGCCGTGGAAATCGAAAGCGACGCTCATGATGTCTGCAATCCGTGCATGAAGGGTTGGAGCGCCGGATAGAGCCCGGCGTACAGCGCGAAGCGCGCGTCGTGCAACGCCGCGTGACGCGCGTCGGGGCGCGCGCGCTCGGCGAGCGTGACCCAGCCGCGCCGCGCGGCCTCGCGCGACACGCGAGCCGCGCCGAGCGCGGCGAGCAGCGCCGCGCCCATCGCCGCCTCGACCTCCTCGGCGATCGTCCACACCGGGTAGCCGGTGATGTCGGCGATGCTCTGCATCCACAGATCCGAATGCGCGGCGCCGCCGACCACGACGAGCCGCGCATCGAGCGCGCGCGCGCCGGCCGCGCCCGCCTCGATGTTGTGCCTGAGCGCATACGCGAGCCCTTCGAGCACCGCGCGGTACAGATGCGCGCGCGTGTGATATAGCGACAGGCCGACGAACGCGCCGCTCGCCTTCGCGTCCCACACCGGGCTGCGCTCGCCCATCAGGTACGGCAGGAACAGCACGCCGTCGCTGCCCGCGCTGACCTCGGCGGCGGCGGCCTCGAGCAGGCGATGCGCGTCGCCGCCGCCCGCGCGCGCGGCCTCGATTTCCGCGTGGCAGAACTGCTCGCGAAACCACGATACCGACGCGCCCGCCGTGATCGCGCCGCCGAACACGTACAGGTCGCGCCGGCCGTCGAACACGTGCGGCATGCTGACGAGCCCGCGCCGCGCGTCGGCCGTCTCGGCAAGGTAGCCCCAGCACATGCTCGTGCCGATCATCGCGACGTGCTGGCCGCGCCGCGTCGCACCCGCCGCGAACGTCGCGACGGCCGCGTCGACGCCGCCCGCGACGACGGGCGTGCCCACCTCGAGGCCGAGCGCGTGCGCCCATTCGCGCAGCAGCCCGCCCACCACCGCGTCCGAATCGACGAGCCGCTCCGGCATCATCGTCGCCGGAATGCCCAGCATGTCGAGCGCCTCGTCGGACCAGTCGCGGCGGCCCAGATCGTAGAC is a window of Burkholderia mallei ATCC 23344 DNA encoding:
- a CDS encoding FGGY-family carbohydrate kinase, whose protein sequence is MACVIGVDIGTQSTKAVLVGLDGAILAQHAVAYRPDTPKPLWAEQWPHVWFDAVRECIARVSADARAAGIGAESIEALCVSSLYGGSGIPVDREMRPLHPCLIWMDRRATDEVDWVRAHVDVARLGEITGNGVDSYYGYTKMLWLREKRPDVWANVRYFVPPNAYVAYRLTGELAVDHSAAGNIGGVYDLGRRDWSDEALDMLGIPATMMPERLVDSDAVVGGLLREWAHALGLEVGTPVVAGGVDAAVATFAAGATRRGQHVAMIGTSMCWGYLAETADARRGLVSMPHVFDGRRDLYVFGGAITAGASVSWFREQFCHAEIEAARAGGGDAHRLLEAAAAEVSAGSDGVLFLPYLMGERSPVWDAKASGAFVGLSLYHTRAHLYRAVLEGLAYALRHNIEAGAAGARALDARLVVVGGAAHSDLWMQSIADITGYPVWTIAEEVEAAMGAALLAALGAARVSREAARRGWVTLAERARPDARHAALHDARFALYAGLYPALQPFMHGLQTS
- a CDS encoding SDR family oxidoreductase, with amino-acid sequence MSVAFDFHGRSFLVTGASSGIGRAAAVALRGGGARVVAAARNARELERLAHETGCEPLELDVGCDASVRAALSGERMRDAFDGLINCAGVTSLAAAIDTTADEFDRVMAVNARGAMLVARHVARAMIRAGRGGSIVNVSSQAALVALPSHLAYCASKAALDAMTRVLCVELGPHGIRVNSVNPTVTLTPMAERAWSDPHASGPMLAAIPLGRFARVADVVAPILFLSSDAAAMVSGVALPVDGGYTAR